One genomic segment of Fusobacterium nucleatum includes these proteins:
- the rpsP gene encoding 30S ribosomal protein S16 — protein MLKLRLTRLGDKKRPSYRIVAMEALSKRDGGAIAYLGNYFPLEDSKVVLKEEEILNFLKNGAQPTRTVKSILVKAGLWAKFEESKKK, from the coding sequence ATGTTAAAATTAAGACTTACAAGATTAGGAGATAAAAAAAGACCTTCTTATAGAATAGTAGCTATGGAAGCTTTATCTAAAAGAGATGGTGGAGCAATAGCTTACTTAGGTAACTACTTCCCACTAGAAGATTCAAAAGTAGTATTAAAAGAAGAAGAAATCTTAAACTTCTTAAAAAATGGTGCTCAACCTACAAGAACTGTAAAATCAATCTTAGTTAAAGCTGGATTATGGGCTAAATTTGAAGAATCTAAAAAGAAATAG
- the ffh gene encoding signal recognition particle protein has product MLENLGNRFQDIFKKIRGHGKLSETNIKDALREVKMSLLEADVNYKVVKDFTNKISEKAIGTEVIRGVNPAQQFIKLVNDELVELLGGTSSKLTKGLRNPTIIMLAGLQGAGKTTFAAKLAKFLKKQNEKLLLVGVDVYRPAAIKQLQVLGQQIGVDVYSEEDNKDVVGIATRAIEKAKEINATYMIVDTAGRLHVDETLMEELKELKKAIKPQEILLVVDAMIGQDAVNLAESFNNALSVDGVILTKLDGDTRGGAALSIKAVVGKPIKFIGVGEKLNDIEIFHPDRLVSRILGMGDVVSLVEKAQEVIDENEAKSLEEKIKSQKFDLNDFLKQLQTIKRLGSLGGILKLIPGMPKIDDLAPAEKEMKKVEAIIQSMTKEERKKPDILKASRKIRIAKGSGTEVSDVNKLLKQFEQMKSMMKMFSSGKMPNMGAMGKGGKFPF; this is encoded by the coding sequence ATGTTAGAAAATTTAGGAAATAGATTTCAAGATATTTTTAAGAAAATAAGAGGGCATGGGAAACTTAGTGAAACTAATATAAAAGATGCTCTTAGAGAAGTAAAAATGTCTCTTTTAGAAGCGGATGTTAACTATAAAGTAGTTAAAGATTTTACTAATAAAATCAGTGAAAAAGCAATAGGAACAGAGGTTATAAGAGGAGTAAATCCAGCACAACAATTTATAAAGTTAGTAAATGATGAACTTGTTGAGTTATTAGGAGGAACTAGCTCAAAATTAACAAAGGGCCTTAGAAATCCAACAATAATAATGTTGGCAGGGTTACAAGGTGCAGGAAAAACAACTTTTGCTGCAAAACTTGCTAAATTTTTAAAAAAGCAAAATGAAAAGTTATTATTGGTTGGAGTAGATGTGTATAGACCTGCTGCTATAAAACAATTACAAGTTTTAGGGCAACAAATAGGAGTAGATGTCTATTCAGAAGAAGATAACAAGGATGTTGTTGGAATTGCAACAAGAGCAATAGAGAAAGCAAAAGAAATTAATGCAACTTATATGATAGTTGATACAGCTGGTAGGCTACATGTGGATGAAACTCTTATGGAGGAATTAAAAGAACTAAAAAAAGCAATTAAACCACAAGAAATTTTACTTGTTGTAGATGCTATGATAGGGCAAGATGCTGTTAATTTAGCTGAATCTTTTAATAATGCTTTAAGTGTTGATGGAGTTATACTGACTAAATTAGATGGAGATACTCGTGGAGGGGCAGCTTTATCTATAAAAGCTGTTGTAGGAAAACCAATAAAATTTATTGGAGTTGGAGAAAAACTTAATGATATCGAGATTTTCCACCCAGATAGATTAGTATCAAGAATATTAGGGATGGGAGATGTTGTTTCTCTTGTTGAAAAGGCACAAGAAGTAATAGATGAAAATGAGGCTAAATCTTTAGAAGAAAAAATTAAATCTCAAAAATTTGATTTGAATGACTTCTTAAAACAATTACAAACAATAAAAAGATTAGGTTCGCTTGGAGGAATCTTAAAATTAATACCAGGTATGCCAAAGATTGATGACTTAGCTCCAGCTGAAAAAGAAATGAAAAAAGTTGAAGCAATAATCCAATCTATGACAAAAGAAGAAAGAAAGAAGCCTGATATTTTAAAAGCAAGTAGAAAAATAAGAATTGCAAAAGGTAGTGGAACAGAGGTATCAGATGTAAATAAACTACTTAAACAATTTGAGCAAATGAAATCTATGATGAAAATGTTTAGCTCTGGTAAAATGCCTAATATGGGAGCTATGGGGAAAGGTGGAAAATTTCCATTTTAA
- the ylxM gene encoding YlxM family DNA-binding protein encodes MILDEFVEIANLLEIYSSLLSEKQKEYLEDHFENDLSLSEIAKNNNVSRQAIYDNIKRGVALLYDYEDKLKFYQMKKNIREELVDLKKDFTKENLEKIIENLL; translated from the coding sequence ATGATTTTAGATGAATTTGTTGAAATTGCTAATCTTTTGGAAATTTATTCTTCTCTTTTGAGCGAGAAACAAAAAGAATATTTAGAGGATCATTTTGAAAATGATTTATCTCTTTCTGAAATTGCCAAGAATAATAATGTTAGCAGACAAGCAATTTATGATAATATAAAAAGAGGAGTTGCTCTCTTATATGATTATGAAGATAAATTAAAATTTTATCAAATGAAGAAGAATATAAGGGAAGAATTGGTAGATTTGAAAAAAGATTTTACAAAAGAAAATTTGGAAAAAATTATAGAAAACTTACTTTAA
- the glsA gene encoding glutaminase A, which yields MKELLKELVEKNRKFTADGNVANYIPELDKADKNALGIYVTTLDGQEFFAGDYNTKFTIQSISKIISLMLAILDNGEEYVFSKVGMEPSGDPFNSIRKLETSSRKKPYNPMINAGAIAVASMIKGKDDREKFSRLLDFAKLITEDDSLDLNYKIYIGESDTGFRNYSMAYFLKGEGIIEGNVNEALTVYFKQCSIEGTAKTISTLGKFLANDGVLSNGERILTTRMAKIIKTLMVTCGMYDSSGEFAVRVGIPSKSGVGGGICSVVPGKMGIGVYGPSLDKKGNSLAGGHLLEDLSAELSLNIF from the coding sequence ATGAAAGAACTATTAAAAGAACTTGTAGAAAAAAATAGAAAATTTACAGCAGATGGTAATGTAGCAAACTATATTCCTGAACTTGACAAGGCTGATAAAAATGCCCTAGGAATTTATGTTACAACCTTAGATGGACAAGAATTTTTTGCAGGAGATTATAATACAAAATTTACAATACAAAGTATCTCAAAAATAATTTCTTTAATGCTAGCAATATTAGATAATGGTGAAGAATATGTTTTTTCAAAAGTTGGAATGGAGCCAAGTGGAGATCCTTTCAATTCAATTAGAAAACTTGAAACTTCAAGTAGAAAAAAACCTTATAATCCTATGATTAATGCAGGAGCAATAGCTGTTGCTTCTATGATAAAAGGAAAAGATGATAGAGAAAAATTTTCAAGATTATTGGATTTTGCAAAATTAATAACGGAAGATGATTCTTTAGATTTAAATTATAAAATTTATATTGGAGAATCAGATACTGGATTTAGAAACTATTCTATGGCATATTTTCTAAAAGGAGAAGGAATTATTGAAGGAAATGTAAATGAAGCACTTACAGTTTACTTTAAACAATGCTCAATAGAAGGGACTGCAAAAACTATATCTACTTTGGGAAAATTTTTAGCAAATGATGGTGTGCTTTCAAATGGTGAAAGAATTCTAACTACAAGAATGGCAAAAATTATTAAAACATTAATGGTAACTTGTGGAATGTATGATAGCTCAGGAGAATTTGCTGTAAGAGTTGGTATTCCTTCAAAAAGTGGGGTAGGTGGAGGAATTTGTTCTGTTGTTCCTGGTAAAATGGGAATAGGTGTATATGGTCCTTCTCTTGATAAAAAAGGAAACTCTCTTGCAGGAGGACATCTACTTGAAGATTTATCAGCAGAACTTTCTTTAAATATTTTTTAG
- a CDS encoding alanine/glycine:cation symporter family protein yields the protein MDFLNYIIGQINMVLWSYVLIALLLLSGLFYTLRTGFAQGRLLGDMVALITGKLSSLKDGEKKIAGQVTGFQAFCIAVASHVGTGNLAGVAIAVVVGGPGALFWMWIIALLGAATSLIENTLAQTYKVKDGKGGFRGGPSYYMEKALGQKTLGYIFSIIVIVTFAFVFNTVQANTIAQAFETTFNLGGVISGVILAALTALIIFGGLHRIANVVGFLVPIMAIGYVVVAVIVLALNIHHIPRLFMSIIEAAFGLKQAVGGAIGVAMLQGIKRGLYSNEAGMGSAPNAAATSNVSHPVKQGLLQAFGVFVDTILICSATGFIVLLYPDFATTAKEGIQVTQDALAYSIGSWGKDFITLCIFLFAFSSLVGNYYYGEANLEFLTKRKSSMLIFRVLTVACVFLGSVAKLAFVWNIADVSMGIMALMNIIVIAILSPKAIAIIRDYIRQRKEGKNPVFKAKDIPGLENTECWD from the coding sequence ATGGATTTTTTAAATTATATAATTGGACAAATCAACATGGTTTTATGGTCTTACGTTCTTATTGCACTTTTACTACTATCAGGGTTATTTTATACTTTGAGGACAGGTTTTGCACAAGGAAGATTATTAGGTGATATGGTTGCATTAATCACTGGTAAACTTTCTTCACTTAAAGATGGTGAAAAGAAAATTGCTGGGCAAGTAACTGGTTTCCAAGCGTTCTGTATAGCTGTTGCTTCTCATGTTGGAACAGGTAACCTTGCAGGAGTTGCGATAGCAGTTGTGGTTGGTGGACCAGGAGCATTGTTTTGGATGTGGATAATTGCTCTTTTAGGTGCTGCAACAAGTTTAATCGAAAATACTTTGGCTCAAACTTATAAAGTAAAAGATGGTAAAGGTGGATTTAGAGGTGGACCTTCTTACTATATGGAAAAAGCACTTGGACAAAAAACACTTGGTTATATTTTCTCAATTATAGTTATAGTAACATTTGCTTTTGTGTTTAATACAGTTCAAGCTAATACAATAGCTCAAGCCTTTGAAACTACATTTAATTTAGGTGGTGTTATAAGTGGAGTAATCTTAGCTGCTCTTACTGCTTTAATTATATTTGGAGGTTTACATAGAATAGCTAATGTTGTTGGATTTTTAGTTCCAATAATGGCAATAGGATATGTTGTTGTAGCAGTAATTGTTTTAGCTCTTAATATTCATCATATCCCTAGATTATTTATGAGTATTATTGAAGCAGCTTTTGGTTTAAAACAAGCTGTTGGTGGAGCGATAGGAGTTGCTATGCTTCAAGGTATCAAGAGAGGATTGTATTCTAATGAAGCAGGTATGGGAAGTGCTCCAAACGCTGCAGCTACTTCAAATGTTTCTCACCCTGTAAAACAAGGTTTATTACAAGCATTTGGAGTATTTGTTGATACTATTTTAATTTGTAGTGCCACTGGTTTCATTGTTTTATTATATCCAGATTTTGCTACAACTGCAAAAGAAGGTATTCAAGTAACTCAAGATGCCCTTGCTTATTCAATTGGAAGCTGGGGAAAAGATTTTATAACTTTATGTATTTTCTTATTTGCATTTAGTTCATTAGTAGGAAACTATTATTATGGTGAAGCAAACTTAGAATTCTTAACTAAAAGAAAATCTTCAATGTTGATATTCAGAGTTTTAACTGTTGCTTGTGTATTTTTAGGATCAGTTGCAAAATTAGCATTTGTTTGGAATATAGCCGATGTATCTATGGGTATTATGGCATTAATGAATATTATAGTTATAGCAATTCTTTCTCCAAAAGCTATTGCTATCATTAGAGACTATATAAGACAAAGAAAAGAAGGAAAAAATCCTGTATTCAAAGCAAAAGATATACCTGGTTTAGAAAATACTGAATGCTGGGATTAA
- the ilvA gene encoding threonine ammonia-lyase, whose translation MAKLEAFIKAKEKLSKVLLETHLIYSPIFSKESGNEVFIKPENLQKTGSFKIRGAYNKISNLTDAEKKRGVIASSAGNHAQGVAYGAKESGIKAVIVMPKSTPLIKVESTKQYGAEVILHGDVYDDAFKKAKELEEKEGYVFVHPFNDEGVLDGQGTIALEILEELPETDIILVPIGGGGLISGIACAAKIIKPDIKIIGVEPEGAASAYEAIKQNKVVELKEANTIADGTAVKKIGDLNFEYIKKYVDEIITVSDYELMEAFLLLVEKHKIIAENSGILSIAATKKLKEKNKKVVSVISGGNIDVLMISSMINKGLIRRDRIFNFTVSIPDKPGELAKIVDLIAEQGANVIKLEHNQFKNLSRFKDIELQITVETNGSEHVQNLTQAFEEKGYEIVKIKSKIN comes from the coding sequence ATGGCTAAGTTAGAAGCTTTTATTAAAGCAAAAGAAAAATTGTCAAAAGTACTTTTAGAAACACATTTAATTTACAGTCCTATATTCTCAAAAGAATCTGGAAACGAAGTATTTATCAAACCAGAAAACTTACAAAAAACAGGTTCATTTAAGATAAGAGGAGCATATAATAAAATTTCTAATCTAACAGATGCTGAAAAGAAAAGAGGTGTAATTGCTTCATCTGCTGGAAATCATGCTCAAGGAGTTGCTTATGGTGCTAAGGAATCTGGTATAAAGGCAGTTATTGTAATGCCTAAATCTACCCCTCTTATAAAAGTTGAATCTACAAAACAATATGGAGCAGAAGTTATTTTACATGGTGATGTCTATGATGATGCCTTTAAAAAAGCAAAAGAATTAGAAGAAAAAGAAGGTTATGTGTTTGTACATCCTTTTAATGATGAAGGTGTTTTAGATGGTCAAGGAACAATAGCACTAGAAATTTTAGAAGAACTCCCTGAAACTGATATCATACTTGTTCCTATTGGTGGTGGTGGTCTGATTTCAGGTATAGCTTGTGCTGCAAAAATAATAAAACCTGATATAAAAATTATTGGTGTCGAACCAGAAGGAGCCGCATCAGCTTATGAAGCTATCAAGCAAAACAAAGTTGTCGAATTGAAAGAGGCTAATACAATAGCTGATGGAACTGCTGTAAAAAAAATTGGAGACTTAAACTTTGAATATATTAAAAAATATGTTGATGAAATTATAACAGTATCTGATTATGAATTGATGGAAGCATTTTTATTATTAGTAGAAAAACATAAAATTATTGCAGAAAATTCTGGTATATTATCGATAGCTGCTACAAAAAAACTTAAAGAAAAAAATAAAAAAGTTGTATCTGTCATAAGTGGAGGTAATATAGATGTCTTAATGATTTCATCTATGATTAATAAAGGACTTATCAGAAGAGATAGAATCTTTAATTTTACAGTTAGCATTCCTGATAAACCAGGAGAATTGGCAAAAATTGTAGATTTAATTGCTGAACAAGGAGCTAATGTGATAAAACTTGAACATAATCAGTTTAAAAATCTATCAAGATTTAAGGACATTGAATTACAAATTACAGTTGAAACTAATGGAAGTGAACATGTACAAAATTTAACTCAAGCTTTTGAAGAAAAAGGTTATGAAATAGTTAAAATCAAATCTAAAATAAATTAA